Proteins found in one Cyprinus carpio isolate SPL01 chromosome B10, ASM1834038v1, whole genome shotgun sequence genomic segment:
- the LOC109098066 gene encoding rho guanine nucleotide exchange factor TIAM1-like isoform X1, translated as MGNIESQNGDQAYYGEGQGHLSRKHMTRSLRISNKQSRRSRHASSSKAEHRNSETSTKSSSTPSIPQSLSENGLEPFNEKNALEGYGGTIWGDRMATNLRPMSFHDNMGDPTTTPGSEDGVEVDTVVADNCDYEGLFTGEDTYLQRTRDGPREGGSFKKKRSKSADIWREDSMEFSLSDLSQEHLTSTEEILGTNEDEDKGFTACGGRRRTSSPRTLETHSGERANSLDELCTQRLPPLRGSHHLYNGHNPERTQGGVMNGEILSPAEEEGNGYGAYTLPCRRSHCLSEGLSNHQTTICSRMQGRRAQTTHDITASEGSEYGDSGIDGGATEVEQFSRRCKAMSASFSVYSTASGSIFAGSDSGSSSGGGGDRERQPGGDQGIYENFRQELDMNSRQTWDCLEEAVSAASDERSSGTLSSIYPSDMLISTVQGTVRKAGLLAVKNFLGHKKNKRVEPATKRKWKQYWVSLKGCTMFFYETDGRSGIDHNSIHKHAVWVENSIVQAVPEHPKKDFVFCLSNALGDAFLFQTSGQTELENWITAIHSACAAAVARQHHREDTVRLLRSEIKKLEQKIDMDEKMKKMGEMQLSTVTDGKKRKTILEQIFLWEQNLEQFHMDLFRYRCYLSSLQGGELPNPKRLLAVASRPTKLSMGRLGIFSVSSFHALVAARTDGGIQRRTQALSRSSSKRKSRFSSLWGLDTTSKKKTKGRPSINQVFVDGEESVKRNLEHMFEDTGKEMLKDQEGLVKSLDQHKTDSDVWVPDYLTPSWVSLPNDRPVLAIIQPGETTMEALESLCRAYKLELSKHYIRLKFLIENQVQLYVPKPEEDLCDLLYKEIEICAKTTKVIQFDRDESCAIGYGFSVVVVEEDGAQQLHITDVKAGGLAFAKGLRAGDEILKLNSKPASVLELADMQAAFSLPSLTLTVSTLPAADPHQLCQMPPRRSDGAQDLCTDIFSQSQEDILDEGLGLVLHSPDVTGDNRVNLMAESPADSLEDETDSAHKSTEQVTAFCRNLHDMNTTEGPVSCSSSSSTSSSSSCVPSPISPLPVLFTPRQLSDADKLRKVISELVDTERTYVKDLNILIERYLNPLQKERFLSQDELDVLFGNLAEMVEFQVEFLKTLEDGTRLVPDLDKLERVDQFKKVLFSLGGSFLYYADRFKIYSAFCASHTKVPKVLTKAKTDPEFKAFLAERNPRQQHSSTLESYLIKPIQRVLKYPLLLRELHSLTNPDSEEHYHLDVAMKAMNKVASHINEMQKIHEEYGAVFDQLISEQSSDKKEVADLSMGDLLLHETVIWINPPSSLMKGKRDPELAAFVFRTAVVFVYKDCSKNKKKIGGSHRASVLDERDPFRFRHMISTDALQVRNLPNSEGSAMCEIVHMRSESEGRPERTFHICCSSPESKKHFLKTVHSILRDKQRRQLMKTESLPPNQKYIPFGGKRLCALKGSRPTMNRAASAPSRTLGRRKLIRNRFTIDTSVVFDDGSSQELSPISPTEPPLSSLQKPQQPIRDTDRWVEDQFDLQHYENQDDVKETDILSDDDEYCQSVRGTPSEQSLEESLEALSVEGDEDKGLNGLSDDKPPKSHAPLKLTLLRKQCAVEGVASERDCEVIWVRRDDFKNSCNSDIF; from the exons ATGGGAAACATAGAGAGCCAAAATGGAGACCAAGCCTACTATGGTGAGGGGCAGGGCCATCTATCACGAAAGCACATGACCCGATCACTTCGCATCTCTAACAAGCAGTCTCGACGATCGCGTCATGCCTCATCCAGCAAGGCTGAACACCGCAACTCTGAGACCAGCACAAAATCCAGCAGCACCCCTTCCATCCCACAATCCCTGAGTGAAAATGGCCTGGAACCCTTCAATGAGAAGAATGCTTTGGAGGGCTATGGAGGCACCATTTGGGGGGACCGGATGGCTACGAATTTGCGGCCGATGTCCTTCCACGACAACATGGGGGATCCCACCACCACGCCAGGCTCTGAAGACGGAGTGGAGGTGGACACAGTGGTGGCAGACAATTGTGATTATGAAGGACTTTTCACAGGTGAGGACACGTATCTTCAAAGGACCAGAGATGGTCCTCGGGAAGGTGGCAGCTTTAAGAAGAAGCGCTCCAAATCTGCTGACATTTGGAGAGAGGATTCCATGGAGTTTTCCTTGTCGGATCTAAGCCAAGAGCATCTGACAAGCACAGAGGAGATTTTAGGGACAAATGAGGATGAGGACAAAGGCTTCACCGCCTGTGGAGGACGCCGTCGCACCTCCAGCCCGCGGACACTCGAGACTCACTCAGGAGAGAGAGCCAACTCTTTAGATGAACTTTGCACACAGAGGCTACCTCCTCTTCGTGGCTCCCACCATCTTTACAATGGTCACAATCCCGAGAGGACGCAGGGTGGTGTAATGAACGGTGAGATCTTGTCTCCTGCGGAGGAGGAAGGGAACGGATATGGAGCATACACTCTTCCTTGTCGTCGTTCTCACTGCCTGTCGGAAGGACTGTCCAATCACCAGACTACCATCTGCTCACGTATGCAGGGACGGCGGGCACAAACAACACAT GATATCACGGCCAGTGAGGGCAGCGAGTATGGAGACAGCGGTATTGATGGCGGCGCAACTGAAGTCGAACAATTCTCACGCCGTTGCAAGGCTATGTCTGCGTCCTTCTCCGTCTACTCTACTGCTAGCGGAAGCATCTTCGCAGGAAGCGACAGCGGCAGTAGCAGCGGAGGTGGAGGAGACCGTGAACGTCAACCGGGTGGAGATCAAGGCATATACGAGAACTTCCGTCAGGAGCTGGACATGAACTCCCGACAGACGTGGGATTGCCTCGAAGAGGCAGTTTCGGCTGCTAGCGATGAGAGGAGCAGTGGAACGCTAAGCTCCATTTACCCCTCAGACATGCTAATTAGCACGGTGCAGGGCACTGTGCGGAAGGCCGGCCTGCTGGCTGTGAAGAACTTCCTGGGCCACAAAAAGAATAAGAGGGTGGAGCCAGCAACAAAAAGGAAATGGAAACAGTACTGGGTATCACTCAAAG GATGCACTATGTTTTTTTACGAAACGGATGGACGTTCGGGGATCGACCACAACAGCATCCACAAACATGCAGTCTGGGTGGAGAACAGCATTGTTCAGGCTGTCCCAGAACATCCCAAGAAAGACTTTGTGTTTTGTCTGAGCAATGCACTGGGAGATGCCTTCCTCTTCCAG ACATCAGGTCAAACAGAGCTGGAAAACTGGATAACCGCCATCCATTCAGCCTGCGCCGCAGCCGTCGCCCGTCAGCACCACCGCGAGGACACCGTACGATTGCTGCGCTCTGAGATCAAGAAGCTTGAACAAAAGATCGACATGGATGAGAAAATGAAGAAGATGGGCGAAATGCAGCTCTCTACCGTCACTGATGGGAAGAAGAGGAAGACTATCCTAGAGCAG aTATTTCTCTGGGAGCAGAATTTGGAGCAGTTTCATATGGACTTGTTCCGGTATCGCTGTTACCTATCCAGCCTGCAAGGCGGCGAGCTTCCAAATCCAAAACGCCTACTCGCCGTTGCTTCCCGCCCCACCAAACTGTCCATGGGTCGTCTTGGCATTTTTTCAGTATCATCCTTCCATGCCCTG GTGGCAGCGAGGACGGATGGGGGAATTCAGAGACGTACCCAGGCCCTGTCTCGTTCCTCCAGTAAACGAAAGAGCCGGTTCTCCTCTCTATGGGGTCTGGACACTAcctcaaaaaagaaaaccaaaggcAGACCCAGCATCAACCAG GTGTTCGTAGACGGTGAAGAGTCGGTTAAGAGGAATCTCGAGCACATGTTTGAGGACACTGGAAAGGAGATGCTG AAGGACCAAGAGGGCTTGGTGAAAAGTCTCGACCAACACAAGACGGACAGTGACGTTTGGGTACCTGACTATCTCACGCCGTCCTGGGTCTCTTTACCTAATGATCGTCCTGTGTTGGCTATAATACAGCCAGGGGAGACGACAATGGAGGCCCTGGAGTCACTGTGCAGG gcttaCAAACTGGAACTTTCCAAGCACTATATACGGCTGAAGTTCCTCATTGAGAATCAAGTGCAATTGTATGTCCCCAAGCCTGAGGAGGACCTCTGTGACCTG CTCTACAAAGAAATTGAAATTTGTGCCAAGACAACCAAAGTCATCCAGTTTGACAGAGATGAGTCCTGTGCCATAGGCTATG GTTTTTCAGTGGTGGTAGTAGAGGAGGATGGAGCCCAACAGCTTCATATCACTGATGTCAAAGCTGGAGGTCTGGCATTTGCCAAAG GTCTGCGAGCAGGTGATGAGATTCTGAAACTGAACAGTAAGCCGGCGAGTGTGTTGGAGCTGGCTGACATGCAGGCTGCATTTTCTTTGCCCTCTCTCACCCTGACTGTCAGCACGCTGCCCGCTGCCGATCCGCACCAGCTGTGCCAGATGCCTCCCCGCCGATCGGACGGGGCACAGGACCTCTGCACTGACATCTTCTCCCAAAGTCAGG AGGACATCCTGGATGAAGGTCTTGGCTTGGTGCTGCACAGCCCTGATGTCACAGGCGACAACAGGGTAAACCTAATGGCTGAGAGCCCTGCTGACAGCCTGGAGGATGAAACGGACTCGGCACACAAG AGTACAGAGCAGGTGACTGCTTTCTGCCGTAACCTTCATGATATGAATACCACCGAGGGTCCTGTTTCCTGTTCCTCATCTTCCTCCACATCTTCGTCTTCATCCTGTGTGCCCAGCCCCATCTCACCCCTACCAGTTCTCTTCACCCCACGCCAGCTCTCCGATGCTGATAAACTGCGTAAGGTCATCAGTGAGCTGGTGGACACTGAGAGGACCTATGTTAAG GACCTGAACATTTTGATTGAGCGCTACCTGAACCCCCTGCAGAAGGAGAGATTCCTCTCACAGGATGAG CTGGATGTGCTTTTTGGAAACTTGGCGGAGATGGTGGAATTCCAAGTGGAGTTTCTGAAAACTCTGGAAGATGGAACCAGATTAGTTCCAGATTTAGACAAACTGGAGAGAGTGGATCAATTCAAG AAAGTTCTGTTTTCTCTTGGTGGATCCTTCCTGTACTATGCAGATCGTTTTAAGATCTACAGTGCTTTTTGTGCCAGCCACACAAAGGTCCCAAAAGTCCTTACCAAAG CTAAAACAGACCCGGAGTTCAAGGCATTCCTGGCTGAGAGGAACCCCAGGCAACAGCACTCTTCCACGCTGGAGTCCTACCTGATCAAACCCATTCAGAGAGTCTTAAAATACCCACTACTCCTGAGGGAGCTTCACTCCCTTACCAACCCTGACAGCGAGGAACATTACCATCTGGATG TTGCAATGAAAGCCATGAACAAAGTGGCCAGTCACATAAATGAAATGCAGAAGATTCATGAGGAGTATGGAGCCGTGTTTGACCAACTCATCAGCGAGCAGAGCTCTGACAAGAAAGAG GTTGCTGACCTGTCAATGGGTGACCTCTTGTTGCATGAAACTGTGATCTGGATCAACCCACCCTCTTCTCTCATGAAGGGGAAGAGGGACCCAGAGCTGGCTGCGTTTG tttTCAGAacagcagttgtttttgtgtataaGGACTGCTccaagaataagaaaaaaatc GGTGGATCTCACAGAGCATCAGTCCTTGATGAAAGAGACCCTTTTCGGTTTAGACACATGATCTCTACAGATGCTCTCCAAGTTCGCAACCTCCCTA ACTCAGAGGGGTCTGCAATGTGTGAGATTGTTCACATGAGGTCAGAATCTGAAGGGAGACCCGAGAGGACCTTCCACATCTGCTGCAG ctcTCCAGAGAGTAAAAAACACTTCCTGAAGACCGTTCATTCTATCCTGAGGGATAAACAACGCCGTCAGTTAATGAAGACTGAGAGTTTGCCTCCAAATCAGAAGTATATTCCCTTCGGAGGGAAGCGGCTTTGTGCGCTAAAGGGTTCACGACCCACAATGAACAGAGCGG CTTCAGCCCCATCTCGAACCCTCGGCCGCCGGAAGCTGATCCGTAATCGTTTCACCATAGACACAAGTGTGGTTTTCGACGACGGCTCATCCCAGGAGCTCTCACCCATCTCCCCGACAGAGCCCCCGCTGTCTTCACTACAGAAACCCCAGCAGCCCATCCGAGACACAGACCGCTGGGTGGAGGATCAGTTCGACCTGCAGCACTACGAAAACCAGGATGACGTGAAGGAGACGGACATCCTCAGTGACGACGATGAGTACTGCCAATCCGTCCGGGGCACTCCTTCTGAGCAGAGTCTCGAGGAGTCTTTAGAGGCCCTTTCAGTAGAAGGAGATGAAGACAAAGGTCTCAACGGACTTTCGGATGACAAACCTCCAAAATCCCACGCCCCCCTGAAGCTGACCCTCCTGAGAAAGCAGTGTGCGGTGGAGGGTGTCGCTTCTGAGAGGGACTGCGAGGTTATTTGGGTTCGCAGGgatgattttaaaaacagctgCAACAGTGACATCTTCTGA
- the LOC109098066 gene encoding rho guanine nucleotide exchange factor TIAM1-like isoform X3, with protein sequence MQAAFSLPSLTLTVSTLPAADPHQLCQMPPRRSDGAQDLCTDIFSQSQEDILDEGLGLVLHSPDVTGDNRVNLMAESPADSLEDETDSAHKSTEQVTAFCRNLHDMNTTEGPVSCSSSSSTSSSSSCVPSPISPLPVLFTPRQLSDADKLRKVISELVDTERTYVKDLNILIERYLNPLQKERFLSQDELDVLFGNLAEMVEFQVEFLKTLEDGTRLVPDLDKLERVDQFKKVLFSLGGSFLYYADRFKIYSAFCASHTKVPKVLTKAKTDPEFKAFLAERNPRQQHSSTLESYLIKPIQRVLKYPLLLRELHSLTNPDSEEHYHLDVAMKAMNKVASHINEMQKIHEEYGAVFDQLISEQSSDKKEVADLSMGDLLLHETVIWINPPSSLMKGKRDPELAAFVFRTAVVFVYKDCSKNKKKIGGSHRASVLDERDPFRFRHMISTDALQVRNLPNSEGSAMCEIVHMRSESEGRPERTFHICCSSPESKKHFLKTVHSILRDKQRRQLMKTESLPPNQKYIPFGGKRLCALKGSRPTMNRAASAPSRTLGRRKLIRNRFTIDTSVVFDDGSSQELSPISPTEPPLSSLQKPQQPIRDTDRWVEDQFDLQHYENQDDVKETDILSDDDEYCQSVRGTPSEQSLEESLEALSVEGDEDKGLNGLSDDKPPKSHAPLKLTLLRKQCAVEGVASERDCEVIWVRRDDFKNSCNSDIF encoded by the exons ATGCAGGCTGCATTTTCTTTGCCCTCTCTCACCCTGACTGTCAGCACGCTGCCCGCTGCCGATCCGCACCAGCTGTGCCAGATGCCTCCCCGCCGATCGGACGGGGCACAGGACCTCTGCACTGACATCTTCTCCCAAAGTCAGG AGGACATCCTGGATGAAGGTCTTGGCTTGGTGCTGCACAGCCCTGATGTCACAGGCGACAACAGGGTAAACCTAATGGCTGAGAGCCCTGCTGACAGCCTGGAGGATGAAACGGACTCGGCACACAAG AGTACAGAGCAGGTGACTGCTTTCTGCCGTAACCTTCATGATATGAATACCACCGAGGGTCCTGTTTCCTGTTCCTCATCTTCCTCCACATCTTCGTCTTCATCCTGTGTGCCCAGCCCCATCTCACCCCTACCAGTTCTCTTCACCCCACGCCAGCTCTCCGATGCTGATAAACTGCGTAAGGTCATCAGTGAGCTGGTGGACACTGAGAGGACCTATGTTAAG GACCTGAACATTTTGATTGAGCGCTACCTGAACCCCCTGCAGAAGGAGAGATTCCTCTCACAGGATGAG CTGGATGTGCTTTTTGGAAACTTGGCGGAGATGGTGGAATTCCAAGTGGAGTTTCTGAAAACTCTGGAAGATGGAACCAGATTAGTTCCAGATTTAGACAAACTGGAGAGAGTGGATCAATTCAAG AAAGTTCTGTTTTCTCTTGGTGGATCCTTCCTGTACTATGCAGATCGTTTTAAGATCTACAGTGCTTTTTGTGCCAGCCACACAAAGGTCCCAAAAGTCCTTACCAAAG CTAAAACAGACCCGGAGTTCAAGGCATTCCTGGCTGAGAGGAACCCCAGGCAACAGCACTCTTCCACGCTGGAGTCCTACCTGATCAAACCCATTCAGAGAGTCTTAAAATACCCACTACTCCTGAGGGAGCTTCACTCCCTTACCAACCCTGACAGCGAGGAACATTACCATCTGGATG TTGCAATGAAAGCCATGAACAAAGTGGCCAGTCACATAAATGAAATGCAGAAGATTCATGAGGAGTATGGAGCCGTGTTTGACCAACTCATCAGCGAGCAGAGCTCTGACAAGAAAGAG GTTGCTGACCTGTCAATGGGTGACCTCTTGTTGCATGAAACTGTGATCTGGATCAACCCACCCTCTTCTCTCATGAAGGGGAAGAGGGACCCAGAGCTGGCTGCGTTTG tttTCAGAacagcagttgtttttgtgtataaGGACTGCTccaagaataagaaaaaaatc GGTGGATCTCACAGAGCATCAGTCCTTGATGAAAGAGACCCTTTTCGGTTTAGACACATGATCTCTACAGATGCTCTCCAAGTTCGCAACCTCCCTA ACTCAGAGGGGTCTGCAATGTGTGAGATTGTTCACATGAGGTCAGAATCTGAAGGGAGACCCGAGAGGACCTTCCACATCTGCTGCAG ctcTCCAGAGAGTAAAAAACACTTCCTGAAGACCGTTCATTCTATCCTGAGGGATAAACAACGCCGTCAGTTAATGAAGACTGAGAGTTTGCCTCCAAATCAGAAGTATATTCCCTTCGGAGGGAAGCGGCTTTGTGCGCTAAAGGGTTCACGACCCACAATGAACAGAGCGG CTTCAGCCCCATCTCGAACCCTCGGCCGCCGGAAGCTGATCCGTAATCGTTTCACCATAGACACAAGTGTGGTTTTCGACGACGGCTCATCCCAGGAGCTCTCACCCATCTCCCCGACAGAGCCCCCGCTGTCTTCACTACAGAAACCCCAGCAGCCCATCCGAGACACAGACCGCTGGGTGGAGGATCAGTTCGACCTGCAGCACTACGAAAACCAGGATGACGTGAAGGAGACGGACATCCTCAGTGACGACGATGAGTACTGCCAATCCGTCCGGGGCACTCCTTCTGAGCAGAGTCTCGAGGAGTCTTTAGAGGCCCTTTCAGTAGAAGGAGATGAAGACAAAGGTCTCAACGGACTTTCGGATGACAAACCTCCAAAATCCCACGCCCCCCTGAAGCTGACCCTCCTGAGAAAGCAGTGTGCGGTGGAGGGTGTCGCTTCTGAGAGGGACTGCGAGGTTATTTGGGTTCGCAGGgatgattttaaaaacagctgCAACAGTGACATCTTCTGA
- the LOC109098066 gene encoding rho guanine nucleotide exchange factor TIAM1-like isoform X4, whose translation MHPMKSPEKFMDLHVFPVVNAQRYCKADKLVSKSTEQVTAFCRNLHDMNTTEGPVSCSSSSSTSSSSSCVPSPISPLPVLFTPRQLSDADKLRKVISELVDTERTYVKDLNILIERYLNPLQKERFLSQDELDVLFGNLAEMVEFQVEFLKTLEDGTRLVPDLDKLERVDQFKKVLFSLGGSFLYYADRFKIYSAFCASHTKVPKVLTKAKTDPEFKAFLAERNPRQQHSSTLESYLIKPIQRVLKYPLLLRELHSLTNPDSEEHYHLDVAMKAMNKVASHINEMQKIHEEYGAVFDQLISEQSSDKKEVADLSMGDLLLHETVIWINPPSSLMKGKRDPELAAFVFRTAVVFVYKDCSKNKKKIGGSHRASVLDERDPFRFRHMISTDALQVRNLPNSEGSAMCEIVHMRSESEGRPERTFHICCSSPESKKHFLKTVHSILRDKQRRQLMKTESLPPNQKYIPFGGKRLCALKGSRPTMNRAASAPSRTLGRRKLIRNRFTIDTSVVFDDGSSQELSPISPTEPPLSSLQKPQQPIRDTDRWVEDQFDLQHYENQDDVKETDILSDDDEYCQSVRGTPSEQSLEESLEALSVEGDEDKGLNGLSDDKPPKSHAPLKLTLLRKQCAVEGVASERDCEVIWVRRDDFKNSCNSDIF comes from the exons ATGCATCCCATGAAATCTCCTGAGAAATTTATGGATTTGCATGTTTTTCCAGTCGTAAATGCTCAGAGGTACTGCAAAGCCGATAAGCTTGTGTCTAAG AGTACAGAGCAGGTGACTGCTTTCTGCCGTAACCTTCATGATATGAATACCACCGAGGGTCCTGTTTCCTGTTCCTCATCTTCCTCCACATCTTCGTCTTCATCCTGTGTGCCCAGCCCCATCTCACCCCTACCAGTTCTCTTCACCCCACGCCAGCTCTCCGATGCTGATAAACTGCGTAAGGTCATCAGTGAGCTGGTGGACACTGAGAGGACCTATGTTAAG GACCTGAACATTTTGATTGAGCGCTACCTGAACCCCCTGCAGAAGGAGAGATTCCTCTCACAGGATGAG CTGGATGTGCTTTTTGGAAACTTGGCGGAGATGGTGGAATTCCAAGTGGAGTTTCTGAAAACTCTGGAAGATGGAACCAGATTAGTTCCAGATTTAGACAAACTGGAGAGAGTGGATCAATTCAAG AAAGTTCTGTTTTCTCTTGGTGGATCCTTCCTGTACTATGCAGATCGTTTTAAGATCTACAGTGCTTTTTGTGCCAGCCACACAAAGGTCCCAAAAGTCCTTACCAAAG CTAAAACAGACCCGGAGTTCAAGGCATTCCTGGCTGAGAGGAACCCCAGGCAACAGCACTCTTCCACGCTGGAGTCCTACCTGATCAAACCCATTCAGAGAGTCTTAAAATACCCACTACTCCTGAGGGAGCTTCACTCCCTTACCAACCCTGACAGCGAGGAACATTACCATCTGGATG TTGCAATGAAAGCCATGAACAAAGTGGCCAGTCACATAAATGAAATGCAGAAGATTCATGAGGAGTATGGAGCCGTGTTTGACCAACTCATCAGCGAGCAGAGCTCTGACAAGAAAGAG GTTGCTGACCTGTCAATGGGTGACCTCTTGTTGCATGAAACTGTGATCTGGATCAACCCACCCTCTTCTCTCATGAAGGGGAAGAGGGACCCAGAGCTGGCTGCGTTTG tttTCAGAacagcagttgtttttgtgtataaGGACTGCTccaagaataagaaaaaaatc GGTGGATCTCACAGAGCATCAGTCCTTGATGAAAGAGACCCTTTTCGGTTTAGACACATGATCTCTACAGATGCTCTCCAAGTTCGCAACCTCCCTA ACTCAGAGGGGTCTGCAATGTGTGAGATTGTTCACATGAGGTCAGAATCTGAAGGGAGACCCGAGAGGACCTTCCACATCTGCTGCAG ctcTCCAGAGAGTAAAAAACACTTCCTGAAGACCGTTCATTCTATCCTGAGGGATAAACAACGCCGTCAGTTAATGAAGACTGAGAGTTTGCCTCCAAATCAGAAGTATATTCCCTTCGGAGGGAAGCGGCTTTGTGCGCTAAAGGGTTCACGACCCACAATGAACAGAGCGG CTTCAGCCCCATCTCGAACCCTCGGCCGCCGGAAGCTGATCCGTAATCGTTTCACCATAGACACAAGTGTGGTTTTCGACGACGGCTCATCCCAGGAGCTCTCACCCATCTCCCCGACAGAGCCCCCGCTGTCTTCACTACAGAAACCCCAGCAGCCCATCCGAGACACAGACCGCTGGGTGGAGGATCAGTTCGACCTGCAGCACTACGAAAACCAGGATGACGTGAAGGAGACGGACATCCTCAGTGACGACGATGAGTACTGCCAATCCGTCCGGGGCACTCCTTCTGAGCAGAGTCTCGAGGAGTCTTTAGAGGCCCTTTCAGTAGAAGGAGATGAAGACAAAGGTCTCAACGGACTTTCGGATGACAAACCTCCAAAATCCCACGCCCCCCTGAAGCTGACCCTCCTGAGAAAGCAGTGTGCGGTGGAGGGTGTCGCTTCTGAGAGGGACTGCGAGGTTATTTGGGTTCGCAGGgatgattttaaaaacagctgCAACAGTGACATCTTCTGA